AAGGGCACAGATACTGTTACAAGTGAATAGACAAGAAATGGGGTTTTTAATGCAAAGAATTTATTGCACTGCGAGCCAATGACAGAATTGAGCGCACAAACACTGTCTGGCTATATTCAATATAATATTTCCCCATTGCATTTTGCAGGGGCAATgtatcctctttttttttttttctttttccacgTTTAATCTAGAGGAATTGGGGTTATTTGCCCTCCCCAAATCTCAGAAGTTTCCCTGGGAGAAGCTGTATCACATTCTTGGTTTAGTGCCAACAGAGCTGTTCTAGAAATTCAGAAAGAGTAGCTTGGGGAATGCCTTCTGTTTATCTCCAATGGTGTGGaattcctgtgctgcttcttgtgccccttatatttcttttttttttagcagggCCGTTCCTGTGTGCACCTTCAGCAACCAGCTTGCTTTCATAACACTGGGTCCTCTGCAGTGTGCATCTGTATGACAAATGGCTTCAGGTTCCCTTGGGTTTGGGTCACAAAGTAATTGACAACATCCTGAAGGCTTGGCAGTGTCACCTGTTCCccaaggcaaacaaaaaaacaccaaatgaAAAACCCCATCAAATAAAATATGCTACATGTGTTGagaatacattttcaaaaccatGCTGGCAGGCTGGGATAGCTAGGCAAAGTTTCCCAAACAACTGATACTGTATTTACATCCAGCATTTGGATGCAGTGAGGTCTAGGGCAGCCCTCTGCAATCTATGGTCACATTTTgacccttccttcccttctatCAAGTGagtaaacaaaccaaaagagaGATTACTTTCTGCGCTCTTCAATGACCGCTGGTGCTCATTCGGCAGGTGCTTTTTCAAACCAATAGGATGTTTCTTGGGCCACGAGTTAAGCATGTCCAAGAAAAGTGGAAGAGAACAGTTTTAAACCAAATAACAGGGTCCATACAGCCTTGATTACACTTCAattcagttaattttatttctcagagtTTTCAGACTTAGTACTGaagcttgaattttttttaaaaaataattaagcaatCTTGGGTGTTTGTGAGTGGTTTCACTTTAATTTTGTTAGGGAGAAGATACTGATGTGTGTGTAGGGTGCCCTACTTTTCTAGATCTTAAAAGGTAACTTGCTTTTTGAGATTTAGGTTAGACAAACGAGAGGTGAACTCGCTGCGTGCTTTACTTTGACTTACAAGTGATAGTTAGGAATTTACTAAagcttttctaattttctgcAAAGTAGTACTTCTTATATCTGCTTAAGATTCTTCAACAAGGGAATTGCTCGCTTACCTGTCTTTCCAATTCGACAAAGTAACTTGTTCCTTTGGAAATCACTTTGTAGTGCTTTAAGTGTGGCGccctgaaagaaaattaaagttgaTATGCTGCTTAAAATACTTCTTGATGTATCGTAATTATAAACTCCTTTGCAGGAGCAATCAGTGTACTTTGTAATATTCCCAGAGCTTATTGATGGTGTGTggcagggtttcttttttcctattttagaTTAGAAACACTAAGAATTGCAAATGTCATTCCTGGTGTCTCAGGCACCTCTTGTTCTGAAGCTCTGCAAAAGTTAAATCATGGCAATTCAGTTGAAGTATAGTGTGTTTTCAGACTAAGCTACTGTTTGAAAATACTTGTCTCATTTTTCCTTGTTCATTTGGCAAAGGGGTACAGATTGTTCTCTTTTCATTCTGCGTGATGATTTCTTAAACTGAATAGGGTTTTATGGCAAACAGGGGAAGCCCATTTACTCAAGGAAATGGGCTTTTGCTGGCtgttctttattgcttttttgtttaatctAACTGGCTTTGAAGGAGAGAACCAAGAAATCAGTCTCAGGCCTGCCCCtgatgcctctttttttttctttttcaaaatgccttGCCTTCAGGCTAAATGTTTCACATGTCAACTCTGGGTATTAAGAATTCAGCTTTTAATACAGTGCATACTAGTCAAGAATGGGATAATGTATTGTGGAATCAACCTACTCCAGCTCACGTCGGATAGTGATTGCGTAGTTCTTGCTGTCGCTGCTGGGACGCAGGATCAAATTCCCACATGAAGGATTCTTTTCTAACATCTCTATTGCTTCTTGCCGAGATACTGCATAGAAGCACCTGCAtagaagggagagagaaatagCATGAACGTGCATTTTGCTGGCATGGCCATATCATTCCGAGCTGTGTGAAGAGACACAGTCTACCAGGCTAGCACCTCTTCGCAATCCTAGGCTTACCCAGGGTAAGTAGCCATAGCTGCCAAGAGGCGTGGCATCTGAAGGACTTGCAGATTTATGCTTCTATAGGACCATAATTCAGGATAGTAGTGCCTTGGCCTTCTTGGAGAGAAAGTGAAGCTTTCGTACAGCTGTGACACTTTCTGCacccttggaaaaaaatgcaggagtAACCTGGACTTACCCTGGATTTCATCATGGTAGTCAGTATTTTCTCAGAAGGGCAGCCCAACTTGTGGCTttccaaaaagatttttttaaccaTAGCAATATGCTGCActcagccttttaaaaataaaaggcattgtTGGAAAGCTGCAGGAGTAATTTTTCTCTTAGGAAATATCTATAAAGGCCTTAAGGTAGCTTTTGTTCCTTAAATATTATACAACCCTTGTACAACAGCTGAATTTTGAACATCTGCATGGAAATAATACTttgaaagaggaagggaagactCTTTAGTCAGGTTGGCATTTGCATAGTTCAGTGAGAACTTACGCTGGTATAGTGGTCAGTGAACAGCTGGGAGGGCTTTTTCTGTTCGAGGATGTGCTGGGACAGTTGTTAAGCAtaatccttcttttcttttccttctgtagcaCTTCATGCATTCTTCCAAGTTGCCCAGGTAGTAATGACTCATCTGGTGGAActgacagctgaaaacaaacagtgcaattgaaaagaaaatgaaagagtgGACAAACATTGTGAGCAATTGTTTCTGTGTGCACATCATAGCTGATTTCTGagtgcagctgctgtgcagaaacGTTTCTTTCCTGCTTGGTTTAAGCAGCTGTGATAATGTGGAAGGTTTGGATGCGCCTCTGCTTTGAATAAAATGCTGCACATGTTTTTCTTAGAGTAGTGAAATAAGGATATCCACGGTGCTGATTTAGAAGTGTGCATTGACAGAAGTGAGAATGATGTAACAATCCACAAtgattattttacatttgctaCTACCAAAGGCTGtgtaaatgtaatttaactTATTTCAGTCATCCTTAGCTTTTTAAGTGATTCAGCTAGGCCAACGTAAAGTCATTTTTGAacaaaccatttatttttccactggtCATTATCAAAGAGGGTCTTGCTATTTCCAAAGTGCATTTAACTAAGAAGAGTagtagaataaaataaagatctGAGAGAATCTCTCAGGTGTGCAGTTTGGCCACTTCTTCGGTTATGTCTTTATCCCATGATAAAGACCTAGAGAGTTGTCTCTCTCAGAGCAGGCTCCCTTTTTCATAGCTGCAGGGGATGGACTTGTGCTAGAagtcttttccttccttaagAACTGTGTCTGACTAGATGATATGACAGAGTGTGTATTGCAGATAAGCTGGGATTAAATCAGCCTGAATTTTTCTCTCCTAggcaaaaaaacacccaaacccctTCAACAGTTCAGTGTGTGCGAGCACCCTCAAAGTGAGGCTTTGTGCCTGTGGAAGCCAACTTCTGGCATGCACGAGGACAAAACCTCCTTATAGAAAC
The Falco rusticolus isolate bFalRus1 chromosome 1, bFalRus1.pri, whole genome shotgun sequence genome window above contains:
- the STAP1 gene encoding signal-transducing adaptor protein 1, which produces MLRSIREQPKETPQPAPRQIFQERQRITGLPLYFQGYLSVRHSRCQEFRMYWTELRGTMLFFYDDKKAPTYSQKLDISALISATNVSPDENGSAQFILMLSNGELELKANDCEHGKEWKGFILTVTRLSVPPDESLLPGQLGRMHEVLQKEKKRRIMLNNCPSTSSNRKSPPSCSLTTIPACFYAVSRQEAIEMLEKNPSCGNLILRPSSDSKNYAITIRRELEAPHLKHYKVISKGTSYFVELERQVTLPSLQDVVNYFVTQTQGNLKPFVIQMHTAEDPVL